ccagggcctgggggagccTCTTGGTCAGACTCTgatcccccccccaccaccgtgGTTTGGGCTGAGGGGGACTGGGACCAGGGGGTTCTCTTGGGGGCTGTGCCGCTCTGTTCCTGTGCAACTTAGCTGTGCGGTGGTTGGGGCACGGATAATAAAAGACAGAAGCAAATAgcctgggtgtgtgtgtctcaccctggggggagggggagcccccCACACTCGTCCCTGGGCACACAGGCTGCTGTCTGGGCAGCGATGCAGGAGGGGTTGCTCGGAACGCCCACGTTGCGGGCTTCCTGGGGCTGCAGGGACATCTGGAGGACGTGATGCCTGTGCTGGTGGCTGGGCAAATGACTTTTCCCCCGGCTCCCCTGGAGACTCACAGAGAGCCGGGGAGGAAGACCCGCCCTGCACCACACCAAGCAAGAGGCTGTAGAAAGAGacatttaatacttaaaaaaaaaaaaaaaatcaggattacATTTCGATCTGCCGATCGTGGCCCAGGTTCCACTGCTCATGTCTGCCGGGAGGTCTGTGCTTCCCCCATGTAATGGCAATGAGGGGGCCTCAgagccaggtgtccctggggcCTTTGCAAGGTCATCAGAGGAGGGGAATGTGATCCAGTCCCGAGGTCCCCTAGTTGCGCCAATTTTTGGGTTAGACAAGAGAGGAAGTAGCTGCGGGGCTCGGCTCTGTTGGTCAGGGCGGCTGCCTGCCTTGGTCTGTCTGTCGGAAGATGGCTGGGGCCGCTGTCAGCAGTGGGGACAGTGGCTGGCTTGGGATTGGGGAGGCGCCTGTGACCCTCCTCAGGGTGATCCCAGGGGTCTGGGACCACCTGCAGGACAGAGGCCACAAGACTCCTGTGGTCCCGTCTGTGGTGCACACGTGTGCCGTGGGCACGGCTGGTGGTGGCGGTTTGTGCCAGAGGATCGTCCGGTGTGCTTATCTGGGGCGGGGCACCCTACACTTGGGAGGCGAGGAGGGGGTGcggggcagggtggagggcacTGGAGGAGGGAGACGACGGCACCTCAGAGGCTGCTCAGAGAGGGCCGGCCTTAGGGGAACCCTGAGGACCCCAGGCTCATCTCTCCCCAGGGAGGTGGCATCCACGGGtgtgccagggcctggggagccCTGGAGTTGGGGCTGGGAAGGAGTGTTGTGGGTGAATTGAAAAGCAGGGTGGTGAGTGTCGGCCAGGGGTCCTGCTCAGAACCCCCATCTCCTCCTGTTCAGGGCAggtctcctgggggggggggggggggggagggtgtgtgtgtgcacgcgcgtgtgagAGTGAGGGGGCCCACCTGGAGTTACCCGCTCCTGGAGGCGTGGGAGGAAGTTAGTGTTTCTAAGAGCACCTTAGTGTTCGCCCCCTCGGGGCGCGGGGTCGGGGAGCGAAAATACTGCCCGGCCCCCAGACTGCCGCCTGGAGCGGGGaccgcggggtggggggggccctcGTGGAAGCGGGCCCCTCCCCGACATCCAGCCCTGCTGCCCCAGCGAGGCCTGCCTTCCCCCACGGGGAGCGCCCGCGGGCGCCGCCCCGGCTGCAGAGGGCCGACGTGGACGGGGCCGACGCGGTCACTGAGGCAGGGGCACCAGCACCTCCACGTAGCTGAGGGGGAAGAAGCCCGACTGGCCGTGGAGCATGCCCTCGTACCAGTTCTCGTCGATCTGGTTGGTCAGCGTGATGACGTCACCCTCGTGGAAGCCCAGCTCCCCGGCGTTCTCGGGCTCGAAGTCGTACAGAGCCTTGCAGCTCGGCTGGTCCagcggggctgggggtgagggcttGGCTCAGACCGCTGgctgctccccccccccgcctctccggGGGCTCCTGTCCCCCGAAGGGCAgctgctccttcctcctgcccGCCCAGCTTTGTCAGCAAGAACCAGGGATGAGGGATGGGAATGGGCTCCACGAGCGGTCACCAAAACGCTCCTGGGAAGAGCTAGGGCTGTGCGGGGGCATCGGGGTGACAGAATGACCGTGCCACTCagagggcccggagcctgctggACACTCACGCCGATGGGGGGGCGTGCCGCCTGGCCCTGGCGccgagctcccccccccccccccgcccgagaCGGGCCGAGAGGACTGGCAGCAGGGGTGTCCACTCCTAccggaggaggggaggagggaggccctcCTGAAATGGACTAGCAGGCCGGGAGCATGTAAGGGCGGGGCCGCGCCTGCGGGGACACTCACGCATGCTCCTGCTGGGGGTCCGGATGGGCTTCTCAGAAGATCGGAAGGAAGACGAAGCTGCTCACACACAAAGCACAGAGGGGGTTGAAGACCCTGGGCGGGGCCTGGCTCTgcggtttggggggggggggggcggccccctccccgctccttaCCTGTGATCTTGGGGGCCGTGGCACAGGGGAAGCCCCCGTTGGACTGCTCGGGCTCCCCAAGGTCGAAGGGCTCCCGGGGCTTGGGCTTGTACTCCCGCTTGGGGCGAGAGGAGGCTTCCCGCATCCTGTGTGCAGGGAGGAGAGCGGGGAGTGGCCGGCGGCCGAACCCCGTGTTATCCACGATGAAGGGACGCCTCCGCCTCCCGCCTTTTGTGCTGCTGCCCCCCCGGGGCCAGGCCTGGGCGCAGAGGCCCGATGGGTCTAATAACCACAAGGCcctcagccctccccccccccccccccccccccccgggcccttCTCAGAGCCTGCTGGCTGGCCAGGTCCTGCCAGACCTGAAGTCCCTTAGCATGCCCACCCTGCCTGGGAACATGGCTGTGCGAGGCTCCCCTTCTCAGGCACTGGACTAGGACTCTCGGGAGACAGGAGCcctaccctgcccccccccccccccccccccccccccccagtccgaGGCCACTCCAGCCCTCCCCTCTGACAAGTGAGACAAGCCCGACAGGTTTTTCTCCTGGAACCTCCACCCTGAGTGCACCCTCATAGAAGCCGGTGGCATGTCCCGGGTGCCCTGAAAGACCGGCCCAAAGCAGGACGGGGCTCACCTTCGCTTGAGCTTGTCGGCCAGCTCGTCCAGGATCTGCACGGCCTGCCGGTGGTAGTCCAGCTGGGCATCCACCAGCGCAGAGAGCTGGCTCACCTGCTCGATCTGCAAGCGACCGGCTGCTGAAGGGGAGGCTCTCCCTGTGACCCCTCCCCCCAAGGCCGCCTCTTCAGGGAGCCTCTCCAGAACGCTCCTGGCGCAGGGGGCCGGCCCTCTCCCCATCTGCCTGACCCTACCGCTGCCCGCGGAGGTGCCCAGAAAGCTTTAGGGGGCTTTGAGGGGAGGGTGGCTGCCCCCTTAGGTCCCGGAGGCTCCACCGGGGCGCCGAACCCGCTGCGGGCGAGGCACACGTGACTCCGCCCACCGGCCCCGCCTTCCGGGCTCCCCCCAGTGGGGCCCAGACGCACATCCGTCTCCAGGAGGTTGTGCATGCTGGTCTCCGCCACCTCCTTGGACTCTTCAAACTTCTCCAGGGCCTGGCGCAGCTCCTCATCGGGGATCCTGCCCTGCCGCTTCTTCTTGTAGTCGAAGTCCAGGCGGCGGCCCTCCAGCTTCTTCAggtggtgctggggtggggggttgtgtGTGTGAACTGGGGAGCCACACTGGGCAGGGCgcggcggggggggtgggggggtggggggagggacgcGGGCAGCACCTGGATCTCCTTCAGGTCTTTGTCGCACAGATTCTGCAAGGGGTCGATGAAATTCTGCTTGACTTCTATGTCCAGGGAATCTTTCACCTCTGCCAGGCGCTTCATGGACTCCCCTGCATCCAGCAGGGCGTCGCCTGCGGCAGAACCCAGAATGGGCAAGAAACTGTCACAGGAGGCCGCAGCCTAGGGGCCCAAGACACCCCAACTTCTAAACTGTCCTCCCGCCCCGGGGCCCAGATGCCAGAATTCAGGACCCCATGAGGGACCCTATGGTCTGATCCTGAGCCCCAGCAGCCAGGAGCTGGCGAGGACGGGTGTCAAACGACCCCCCACCGCAAGGACCGGCTTCCCCAGAATCAGCTGCGGCTGGAGGGCAGGCCTGCCAGCGGCTGTGGCCCTACAGCCAACACTGCGATCCTCGCTCGTCCCCACAGAAAACTCCGCAGCGGCAGGGAAGTGGCCTCCCGCGGCCCTCACCGAAGTTGGACTCGCCGCCCAGCTCCTTGCCATGGCGGATCATGCACTCGCCCAGCAGGCCCTCTGACTGCGGGTAGCCAGGGTTCTTCACCTGCCCGCGGATCTTGGACACCGTGTTGAGCATCGTCAGCTTGGCCCGTGATGCTGGAACAGAACAGGCTGGGTCGGCACGCGGCCAGTCTCGCTCAAGAAGCCCGGAGGCCTGCACTTGACCGGCCACCGGCTGCTCCTCTCTGGgttcctcctctccccagcacCCTTCTTTCTAAAGCACTGCCCTGGCCCGAGGGACCTCGGTTCCTATGCCTGCTGACAGCCAGGCTCTGCGAAGAAGCTCCTGCACAGacctccccttctctgctcacctcAGCCACAAAGGAGCCCTGGCGGGAGGCAGGAGGTGACCGGCTCCCCTGGGCCCCCCGGGCCCCCTCGTCCTGCGGCCCAGCTGTCATCAAGAAGCTGCCTTCCCTGGCCCGGGAGGAGCACCTCAGAGAAGGCGTGGGGGGCGGGCGCAGGTGTGCACAGGTGCCCCAGACACAGCCCTccgctggggtggggggaggggagccacgCACTTCCCTCCGCCTGCTCCAGGCCGTCCGCGGCACAGGCCTCGAGTGGACGTGACTGGTGTCGCCGCACGTCCCACACCCACCACCTCCTGCTATGGGAACCGGCCCTTGGATTTCCCTCAGGGAAaggtccctgtctccctctcgGACTAGGGGACCCCACCTCATGCTCCAAGGGTGGGCAGGTGGCTGGGGCCTGGCGCATGGGTGGGCGACCGATTCCAACTGGTCTAGTGAGTTGGTCATGTGGGAAAGACGCTCTTTTCTGCTGGGACTGTCAGCCGTAAGGGTGATTTAAGGCTAGGACTGCCACGCAGAACGAGAGCCGCCGGATGAAGTGGAAAAAGTGCAGGACTGAGGACATCCCTTGGACCCTTGGGATCCAGCCACACACACAACCTGCCCACCCTGGGCATTTCAGTTCTCTGAGCTCGTACGTTCCTCCTGCGAGCTCCAGTAAGGGGAAAATTCCAGACTAGCTGGCTGGTACCCCTACCTGGGTTGGGCTGCAGGTACTCAATGGTTCTGGCCAGCACTTCTGTCACAGCCTTGCTGGTAACGTCCACCTTCTGTGAAGGGAGGCAGCGTGTGGGGGTTTTATAACCATCATGCACCGGAGGCCAAACCCGGAGCCCCTGGACAGCCCTCGCCCCGCTCCCTCGCCCCGCCTGCCTCAGAGCCCACACAAGGGCCGCCCGCCGCTCGGAGGGCTGCTGGCCTCCCTGCCTACTTGTGGTTCGCTACGCGGGTCCCCCGTGGCTGGGGGATCTGTccatccaggagccccacccGCAGCCCAGATGTGGCGCTGTGGCCACGGGCACTTGGCAAACGGTGCTGAGCACCAGGCCGGGCGCACCACCTCCCCTGTACCTTCTCCATCTCCTTGAAGTCCTCATCGAGCTTGGTCCCTTCGGCGCCTCCGACCTTCTCACTGACCAGCtgggggacagaaggagggaaaacAGTGTGAGcctcagaggagggagaggcccAAGGATGCTTTCCAGCCACGTCCACCACCAGTGGGAGCAGACCGAGGGGTCAGCACATCCACGATGGCTCCCCAGGATGCCGAACATGACAGCTGGTGGGAAGATGGGTGGCCGAGCAAGGCCCCGACTCCAAACCCACACCTTCAAACCCAGGGctttgcggggtgggggtgggggggtggggggcaccttcTGCTAGAAGGCAGAAGCCTTCCCTGGCCATGCCTACTcgagtgccccccacccccagagaccTGCCTGGGGCCAGCCAATAGCTGAGTGACGTTCCCTCATGGGGCTGAAGTGCTCACACGCAGCCAGTGATGCCACGGTTCAGCTCTAGGCATGGGGAAGAGGTTCGCCAAAGCCTCTTTGCTCAGGGAATCACACACCTCCCTCTTCCCACTTTCCCTGCATTTCTGGGAAGGAATCTCGGGAACCCTGGGCCTGACACTTCCCCGATATGGATTCTCCCTGGGCGCCTCTGGGAAACCAACAGATCTGCAGTGAGGAGGAGGTCCTGTGGTTGAACGGATGTGGGAACTGCCTCGTCTCTTTGTGGCCTCTGCCCCCCAGGCAGCGTCAAGAGGAGACGGGGCTGAGTGGCCCAGTGGGTCAGGGGCTTTCTACTAGGCTGAGCCTGGGAGTCCAGGAAGGGCCTGGGGTGCAGGTGAGGCCaccgcggggggtggggggggggggcaggaaggaagcGGGCTGGTGCAGGGCCCGCCCTAGGACTGCTGCCACCTGGAGCGGCTTGGGCCTTACGCCATCCTCCCAGGGACCTCGTAGGAGGGGCAGGGGCCGCCCTCCTGCTTCTGCTAGCCACTCGGTGAGGAAAGACCCTGGTGTCTCCCTGGGCGTTGACGGGGcgttccattttatttcatgggACGGTTTCAGTTCTTTCGACGATGATAAAACAGGACATGCTCAAattcagtggttgccagagagggaAATGAGTTCTCTGCCTGACGTGAGACCAGACTCTTCTGGTGAACTGGGTGGAAGCTGGAGCAACAGTGCTCAAAACCACACCTTCCGGGCCCGGGTGCAGGACGACAGGGACACGGGGCCAACAGGGACAGGTCTCGGGGCAGGAGCCACAGCCTTCCCCCCAGGGGAGGGGCACGGGACGACCCTGCAGTCTtccaggggcggggggtgggggtgcctccCTTGGGAGCCCCCAGCTCCTCAGCACCATGCGTAGGGATGGGTTTTCCGGGCCATCCTTGCACCTGGGCACACGGGAGGCCATGCTGGAGGCACCCGGGCCCCTCCTAGCCTCCCTTCACCCTGCCCGGGAGCTCGGGGCTCAAGTCCCTCAGGTAGCAGGTGACTGTCCCCTACATCCTTTCCCTCCAGGGCTCGTGGTCTTGGAACCAGCTCAAACGGATGAAAGCGTGACAAGAGGCCCACAGGGAAAACCAAAGGAGCCACACGGCAACGCAGCATCAGAATCCACACCTCTGCGTGTGGGCTCCCCGGGCCGCGTCCAGTGGACAGGCCCCGAGGGCTCCACAGGGAAAGCCGGAAGCCATGTCGGTAACGAGGAGGCACCCTTGGGTGTAAGGAACGGGGTTTTCTAGGAAGCACAGGCCTCCTATCACTGAGCAGCCAGCCCCGGAAGCTCAGGGGCTGGGATGCTGTCTgggtggagggggctggagggccCCAAAGGGCCCGTCCGTGGGGAAGGCTGCAAACCCGACATTTCAGTGCCGCTCAGGAAAAGCGGACCCGACGAGAGCAGCAGACGCCATCACAGAGACAACACCTCCGCCTGTAAAGTCTGCGCCCCAGACGAAGAGGAGCTCTCCTTCCGTGCTCCCTCGCTCGATGCTCACCACAGCCTGTCCTCCTCCCACGCCTGGTGGGTCCGCTCTTCCCCTCCACGTCTGAGACACAGCCGGGGACTCCCACGGGCTCACGGTGTGGAGGGACCGTCCCCCCACTGGCTGAGCCCCGCCTGGCTGCGGACCCGCTCCTGCAGCGCGATGGCCGCGCTGGTGCGTGGAAACCACAGCCTCCTGGGCCCCACCGATCACCGGCAGCGCTTCCGTGACGGCAGCCGCCGTGAAACCCGTGCTGGCACCTCCCGGGGGCCAGCACGAAGCCCAGCCCGGGCCAGAGCATCTCCAGAGCTCTGCCTCAGTTCAGACACAAGCCTGTGCCCCACGTGGCCCCCACGAGCCGAGACTCGGTGGGACCTGGCAGCGGCCTCCGGAGGCGAATCTCCGTGTCCACCCGCGCTCCTCGCCCACCTGGCCTGGCTCTGCCCACACGGTGGGCCTCAGGCTAGCACTCGGGGACCGTGTCCACGGAGGGcctagggtggggtggggtctctCCTGGGGGAGGCTGGGCGGCTGTGTTAATAAAGACCATGGCTGGGCCACCAGGCACCCGCTGTGTGAGTACCGTGCTCCGGGGCACCTCTGAGCGGTGAGGTTCCGGTGTCCGTCTGCTTTAATGGCTTTACCAAGATTCCGTGGGCCTATCCCACGAGCTGCCGGCCGTGAGTTACCCTTAGAGGAGTTTTAGTGCCAGCGCCTTGCCAGGCTTCTGAACACCTCCAGCAGGAAGGAAGTTCCCTCTCTTCTAGTGGTACCTGTTCTGGAAATTGCACGAATGGACGCTCACCACGTGTCTGGCCTGATACTACTCCCGTACTGCTTCTGACCCTCGGGAAGAGCACGCTCTGCCCCCGGCCCAGGTGGCAGGCACCCCAGGGCGGGACAGGGATCCGTGGCTCCATGCCCGAGTTCAGACTGCAGAGGCGCTTGCTGCCGGTGATGGAGGAAGAGACCCCGCTCCCTGTACGCCTCCCTGCTCGCCCGACCCCCCGCACTGCTCTCCGGGCACTCCGTGGGCCCAGATCCCACCCGGCCTTTCAATGATCGCATATGCAAGGCTGTGTCCACAAGCGGCTGCATCGGGCAGACGGCGGCCTGTCGCAGGATCTTGTGTTTATCAGCAGTGGACCTCACGGCGCCACCTGTGAACTGGGCACCTGGGAGGGGAGCGAGCTGGGGACGGAGCCGAATCCTCAGCCCAGAGCACCCACGTGACTCCCGTGGGTGGGTGTTGGCCTGTGGGCTTCAGTACCAAAGACCAGTTGGGCAAGGGGCTGTGCTTTCAAAGACTGGCCTTATTGTTCCAGAGTCTTGGCCGTCTTTGGGGAGTGAGGGATCGGGACACTCGGGAGAGAAAGCGCGCGTATGCAGAATGATCCCCAGAGGGAACAGAGATGCCGTGTGCCATGAGCAGTGGTCAAGCGGAACACAGAAAGGCCAGGGCAGGGTCtttcatggggggtgggggagaagcacGGGGACAACTGTCCACACCGGCAGGCACATCTGTGTGCGGCCACTTGGTGGCAGCTGGGGAAGTGGCACGAATCCTGCTGAGTGGGAGGAAGCCAACAGCAGCCTCGTAACCGAATCATCTCTGCAAGGAAACCTGATCGATACACATGACACGGAAAATGAAGGGGCCGATCTGCAGGCTCAATGACCTGGGCAGGTGATCTGCTTTGATGATCTAAGggcttaaggggaaaaaaaaaaaaaaaggaagaggaggctgGCACAGAGGAGCGGGGAGAAGGGGGGACGAGCGGGGCTGCTCGGGGCCACACGGTCTCAGATGGGGGCTAACGTTTTCCTACTCGTGTCCTACACTGTGTCCAGCCACCTCGTGCCCTGGTGGCCTACTTGTGACGCTCAAGGACCACCTCCCAGGCTAACACTGGAAGTCACCTGACCTCTCCCGGCGCACGcttcccctcctgcctctgcctagCTGACTTGGTCCTGCCCATCTGTGGGCGTTAGGGTGACATTCCCCACACCATCCTCAGACGTGAGGGCGAGCCCAGGGCCAGGCGTGGAGGGGAGAAGCTGCCGGTAGGCACTGCTGGAGAGCCCGAGCGACTGGCCTGGAATAGGTGATGGAAACAAGGGGCCAAGGGGAGCCCGGAGGGCCCAGGCCCAGTCACTCTAGCCCGGCCACTAGGGCGGTGGCCCTCGACTTGCCATCCTGGGGATCCGGGCCAGTGACCAGGCCTCCTGGCTCTCAGGTGTGAGCACCTGCTGCCCCAGTCAGCGACGGCTGTCAGGAGGGGGTGGCAGGCCGGCACTAGCGGTATGGACCGGGCACGGGAGTCCGTCCTGGCCTTGAGGAGCGCCCCTCCGGCACGGGAGAGGAGACCGTCAGACGTAAGAGCAACGGAGAGAAGAACGTGGTAAGAGTCACAGAGGAGGTGTCAATACGCCCAAAGGGCAGCAGGTAGTGGCCGCAAAGCCAGTGCTGTCTGAGCCGGACCTGAAAGGCCGGGTCCCAAATGGCAGGGCCAGGccgggtgggcagagagagacatgggcGAGACGCAGGTTCGGGCCACGAGGGCTGCCGTTCCTGGACTACTCAGTGCCGGGCCCCGTATCTACTCAATGAGGACGCAGGGACCAGAGggcccatttaacagatgaggaaacgagGGTGACAGGCCGTGGAGCTGTATGTGGAGACGGGAGCTGTGCTCAGACCCACGGGACCTGCCGGTCCGCCTACGCGGTGCCCTGTACTGGACGACCGGTGAGCGACGGAAGGAGGGTGAGGCCCGGGGCCTACACAGGGCCTCCCAGGGCTATGAGGAGGGGTCAGAATGCGGTGTGCACCAGGCCTGGACGTGGGAGGCCCCAAGAGGCCACAGGCAGAGCTGAGAAATTCCTGAGCCAGGGTGACTTCATGGGGAGGGACCCGAGGACGGACACACTCTCTCCAAACCCCTTCCCACTTGGCCCGCCCTCCCTGCCGCCTCCTGACATCTGGAACGCTCTGAGCAAACGCGGCAGAGCGGCCCCTCTCGGGTCTTCCGTCTCATGACTCAGAACCACGGCACGCGCAGGGCGCGGGGCTGAGCTTGTCTGCTGCCCTGCCCAACGAGAAACTGCGGGGCTCCTCCaagctctccttcctcctcccacccccctgcgCCCCCACCTAGGGGCGCCGGCAGAGACACAGCTGGTGTCCTCTCTGCCTAACgggactctctctttctgaaaaggCAAGGCGAGGCGAGCCGAGTGTGCTTCTGCGGAGGCGACGTGTGTGGTGCCCGGCTGCCCCAGAGCCGCCTTCTCTCGATGTGTCCGTTCCCACCCGGAAACCTTCCGTGGCCCCCGGCGTGCCCAGGATACTCGGGACAGTTTCCAGAGGCCGGGCCCTCGGGGCCTCGTGAGTTCTCCGAAGAACTGAAGAA
This DNA window, taken from Panthera tigris isolate Pti1 chromosome A2, P.tigris_Pti1_mat1.1, whole genome shotgun sequence, encodes the following:
- the SH3GL1 gene encoding endophilin-A2 encodes the protein MSVAGLKKQFYKASQLVSEKVGGAEGTKLDEDFKEMEKKVDVTSKAVTEVLARTIEYLQPNPASRAKLTMLNTVSKIRGQVKNPGYPQSEGLLGECMIRHGKELGGESNFGDALLDAGESMKRLAEVKDSLDIEVKQNFIDPLQNLCDKDLKEIQHHLKKLEGRRLDFDYKKKRQGRIPDEELRQALEKFEESKEVAETSMHNLLETDIEQVSQLSALVDAQLDYHRQAVQILDELADKLKRRMREASSRPKREYKPKPREPFDLGEPEQSNGGFPCATAPKITASSSFRSSEKPIRTPSRSMPPLDQPSCKALYDFEPENAGELGFHEGDVITLTNQIDENWYEGMLHGQSGFFPLSYVEVLVPLPQ
- the LOC122236544 gene encoding uncharacterized protein LOC122236544 isoform X2, giving the protein MSSLPDVRPDSSGELGGSWSNSAQNHTFRARVQDDRDTGPTGTGLVVLEPAQTDESVTRGPQGKPKEPHGNAASESTPLRVGSPGRVQWTGPEGSTGKAGSHVVPLRKSGPDESSRRHHRDNTSACKVCAPDEEELSFRAPSLDAHHSLSSSHAWWVRSSPPRLRHSRGLPRAHGVEGPSPHWLSPAWLRTRSCSAMAALVRGNHSLLGPTDHRQRFRDGSRRETRAGTSRGPARSPARARASPELCLSSDTSLCPTWPPRAETRWDLAAASGGESPCPPALLAHLAWLCPHGGPQASTRGPCPRRA
- the LOC122236544 gene encoding uncharacterized protein LOC122236544 isoform X1, producing the protein MRRDGFSGPSLHLGTREAMLEAPGPLLASLHPARELGAQVPQVAGDCPLHPFPPGLVVLEPAQTDESVTRGPQGKPKEPHGNAASESTPLRVGSPGRVQWTGPEGSTGKAGSHVVPLRKSGPDESSRRHHRDNTSACKVCAPDEEELSFRAPSLDAHHSLSSSHAWWVRSSPPRLRHSRGLPRAHGVEGPSPHWLSPAWLRTRSCSAMAALVRGNHSLLGPTDHRQRFRDGSRRETRAGTSRGPARSPARARASPELCLSSDTSLCPTWPPRAETRWDLAAASGGESPCPPALLAHLAWLCPHGGPQASTRGPCPRRA